Proteins encoded by one window of Acuticoccus sp. MNP-M23:
- a CDS encoding TetR/AcrR family transcriptional regulator, producing the protein MSNPSTDQPAATGVVRRSAGRPRKETTRVKILQAANAILEEEGIAGFTVEAVAARAGAGKTTIYRWWPTKGALAVAGFLAETAPKIPYKPSGTAREQITAQLKRVAEVYSGKTGKVLAALIAEGQRDAGTVAAFIEGYARPRREEGKEILLAGIERGELRPDLDLEVALDALYGPVYYRILVPLNPLDAAAAERIADHVFMGLALASS; encoded by the coding sequence ATGTCTAACCCGTCCACTGATCAACCTGCGGCCACAGGCGTCGTGCGCCGAAGCGCCGGACGGCCGCGCAAGGAAACGACGCGGGTCAAGATTCTTCAGGCTGCGAACGCCATTTTGGAAGAGGAGGGGATTGCCGGCTTCACAGTCGAAGCCGTCGCGGCGCGCGCGGGCGCCGGCAAGACCACGATCTACCGGTGGTGGCCCACGAAAGGCGCTCTCGCGGTAGCGGGGTTCCTTGCCGAAACCGCGCCGAAAATTCCCTACAAGCCTTCCGGCACCGCACGCGAGCAGATCACGGCCCAGCTGAAGCGGGTCGCCGAGGTCTATTCGGGCAAAACGGGAAAGGTGCTCGCCGCACTGATCGCCGAGGGGCAGCGTGACGCCGGCACCGTCGCAGCCTTCATTGAGGGCTACGCGCGCCCGCGCCGCGAAGAGGGTAAAGAGATTCTGCTGGCTGGCATCGAACGGGGCGAATTGCGACCGGACCTGGACCTGGAGGTTGCGCTCGATGCCCTTTACGGGCCGGTCTACTATCGCATACTGGTGCCGCTCAACCCGCTCGATGCCGCCGCCGCGGAGCGGATCGCGGACCATGTTTTCATGGGCTTAGCTCTCGCCTCTTCATAG
- a CDS encoding methyl-accepting chemotaxis protein, whose protein sequence is MKLGMRIQMVAAVPLIGLLLVASTVVWFELDKLERTGQAVQHVREAKFFAAAVHELQKERGLSAGFIGNPDSPFRGQLETQRHSTDDALNALLPVLQAEMNINDGVLNAEDIDNARRQIAMLPDWRRAVSGGTMPLGDMAKAYTGLINELLEGEGHVSTVNTQGETSRVADYYHDVMAAKEAAGLQRAMGANGFGSGTFAPSVYIRFVSLAATQNALLEHAAHNAPAVLRGLIETTLSGPVVDRFTKMVKVAEQSPRTEDHEGITGQDWFETSTARIELLKEIEDGAGVALVALAEADQAQAKLELVIVCAATLIVFVLCLIVSTLAARSLRRPIATVVSEIGSLADGNVNIAVGNVDRTDEIGAIARALETLRQGQIERRRLVEDDRLRVEADEARAKRIEAAIGSFRTRSEDTLEEMSSTGHGLADVSKELATAATLSREETTDAQTSNSQATAAVQNVASAIEELQNSVSEIAERIRQNQSATDEAAIAAGATSDRVMGLAGAADRIGDITKVIADIAEQTNLLALNATIEAERAGSAGRGFAVVASEVKGLADQTAAATAQIHQQIGDIQKEGRAAVQGIEDIMARFETLRTGALAISTAMSQQSSTTSSIGEGMRTAAEGSESAFKRVTGAAEAVERTAEGARAVEGAAERINSVSASLRSVVTDFLATVRTT, encoded by the coding sequence ATGAAACTCGGCATGCGGATCCAGATGGTCGCTGCGGTTCCCCTTATTGGCCTCTTGTTGGTGGCATCGACGGTCGTATGGTTCGAACTGGATAAGCTGGAGCGAACCGGGCAAGCGGTTCAGCATGTGCGCGAAGCGAAGTTCTTCGCCGCAGCGGTCCACGAGCTTCAGAAGGAGCGCGGCTTGTCCGCCGGCTTTATCGGCAACCCGGACAGCCCCTTCCGGGGACAGCTCGAAACGCAACGGCACTCCACGGACGATGCGCTGAATGCGCTCTTGCCCGTGCTGCAAGCCGAGATGAACATCAACGACGGCGTCTTGAATGCCGAGGACATCGATAACGCAAGGCGCCAGATCGCAATGCTGCCGGACTGGCGACGCGCCGTGTCCGGCGGAACGATGCCGCTTGGCGACATGGCGAAGGCTTATACCGGCCTGATCAACGAGCTGCTGGAGGGCGAAGGTCACGTCTCGACCGTAAATACGCAGGGCGAGACCAGCCGCGTCGCCGACTACTACCACGACGTCATGGCCGCAAAGGAAGCCGCCGGCCTGCAACGTGCCATGGGGGCCAACGGCTTCGGCAGCGGAACCTTCGCGCCATCCGTCTACATTCGCTTCGTCAGCCTTGCCGCGACGCAGAATGCGCTTCTGGAGCACGCCGCGCACAACGCTCCCGCCGTCCTTCGGGGACTCATCGAGACAACGCTGTCCGGGCCGGTTGTGGACCGCTTCACCAAGATGGTGAAGGTGGCGGAACAATCGCCGCGTACCGAAGACCACGAGGGGATCACGGGACAGGACTGGTTCGAGACGTCGACGGCGCGGATCGAGCTTCTGAAAGAGATCGAGGACGGAGCCGGGGTCGCGCTGGTCGCATTGGCAGAGGCCGATCAAGCGCAGGCGAAGCTGGAGCTGGTGATCGTCTGCGCCGCCACGCTCATCGTGTTTGTGCTGTGCCTGATCGTCAGCACGTTGGCGGCGCGCAGCCTGCGCCGGCCAATCGCAACGGTCGTTTCGGAAATCGGATCGCTGGCCGACGGCAACGTCAACATCGCGGTCGGCAACGTCGATCGCACGGACGAGATCGGCGCAATCGCCCGCGCGCTCGAAACGCTCCGTCAGGGCCAGATCGAGCGCCGGCGTCTCGTCGAAGATGACAGGCTGCGCGTTGAGGCCGACGAAGCGCGGGCAAAGCGGATCGAGGCGGCGATCGGGTCCTTCCGCACACGCTCCGAAGACACGCTGGAGGAGATGAGCAGCACCGGACACGGCCTCGCCGACGTGTCCAAGGAGCTGGCGACGGCCGCAACCCTCTCGCGCGAGGAGACCACCGACGCGCAGACCTCCAACTCGCAAGCGACTGCGGCCGTGCAGAACGTCGCCTCTGCAATCGAAGAGCTGCAGAATTCGGTTTCCGAAATTGCCGAACGCATTCGCCAGAACCAGAGCGCGACCGATGAGGCGGCGATTGCCGCCGGGGCCACGTCCGACCGGGTCATGGGCCTTGCAGGCGCGGCAGACCGCATTGGCGACATCACCAAGGTCATTGCCGACATTGCCGAACAGACCAACCTCCTCGCGCTCAACGCGACGATCGAGGCCGAGCGGGCAGGCTCTGCCGGTCGCGGTTTCGCAGTCGTGGCTTCGGAGGTGAAGGGGCTTGCCGACCAGACGGCAGCGGCGACAGCCCAGATCCACCAGCAGATCGGCGACATCCAGAAGGAGGGCCGCGCCGCCGTTCAGGGTATCGAGGACATCATGGCGCGGTTCGAGACGCTGCGCACCGGCGCGCTCGCGATCTCAACGGCGATGTCGCAACAGTCCAGCACCACCTCCTCGATCGGAGAGGGCATGCGAACCGCCGCGGAGGGATCCGAGAGCGCCTTCAAGCGCGTGACAGGCGCGGCAGAGGCGGTAGAGCGCACTGCCGAGGGCGCACGGGCGGTCGAGGGTGCGGCCGAGCGGATCAACAGCGTATCGGCCTCATTACGCTCGGTGGTGACCGACTTCCTCGCCACGGTGCGCACCACCTGA
- a CDS encoding 2OG-Fe(II) oxygenase family protein, which produces MTSEIIPVIDAQMLRGTPAERRTCADGIASACREVGFFHVVNHNVDPALLAGAFDVAQRYFARPLDAKMQNALSADTNFCGYFPMKGEVTDPEIGADPKEGYDIAFSSDRRHAALEWPPEPADLPGVLTRYHEALSALAQDLSRGFALALDLPEDFFTDRLDHPTSILRLLHYPAVSHVADRAALPETGCGAHSDYGYLTILAQDDRGGLQVQTVDGAWIDVAPRAGAYLCNIGEMMARWTNNRFRATPHRVIRVATDSRYSVPFFFHPNADVMIETLPTCLGEGGVTDYAPITTGQYLTQRLAGAFV; this is translated from the coding sequence ATGACCAGCGAAATCATTCCGGTGATCGACGCGCAGATGCTGCGTGGAACCCCCGCAGAGCGACGCACATGCGCTGATGGCATCGCAAGCGCTTGCCGTGAAGTCGGCTTCTTCCATGTGGTGAACCACAACGTCGACCCTGCCCTCCTTGCTGGCGCGTTCGACGTCGCGCAGCGTTATTTCGCCCGCCCGCTCGACGCCAAGATGCAGAACGCCCTCAGCGCAGACACGAACTTCTGCGGCTACTTCCCCATGAAGGGCGAGGTCACTGACCCCGAAATTGGCGCCGACCCGAAGGAGGGCTACGACATCGCGTTCTCCTCGGACCGTCGGCATGCCGCCCTTGAATGGCCACCCGAGCCCGCGGACCTGCCAGGCGTGCTTACCCGCTATCACGAAGCGCTGAGCGCGCTGGCGCAGGACCTGTCGCGCGGGTTCGCACTTGCGCTGGACCTCCCGGAAGACTTTTTCACCGACCGGCTCGACCATCCGACCTCGATCCTGCGGCTTCTGCACTACCCGGCGGTGAGCCACGTCGCCGACCGCGCAGCTTTGCCGGAGACAGGCTGCGGCGCGCACAGCGACTATGGCTACCTCACCATATTGGCGCAGGACGACCGCGGCGGCCTGCAGGTGCAAACGGTCGATGGAGCGTGGATCGACGTTGCGCCGCGCGCCGGCGCCTACCTTTGCAACATCGGTGAGATGATGGCGCGGTGGACCAACAATCGGTTCCGCGCAACGCCCCATCGCGTCATCCGCGTTGCGACGGACTCGCGCTATTCGGTGCCGTTTTTCTTCCACCCGAATGCCGACGTGATGATCGAAACACTGCCGACCTGCCTCGGCGAGGGCGGCGTCACGGACTATGCGCCCATCACCACCGGCCAGTACCTCACCCAGCGGCTCGCTGGCGCGTTCGTCTGA
- a CDS encoding phytanoyl-CoA dioxygenase family protein codes for MPALTDDQVAFFRRNGYHYPVNALSAEEAAQCRARIEQYEKDTGEEVNKRLKIKAHLASPWMCELARHPEIVSAVQSIIGPDVLLFGSSAFAKNAQDKRFVSWHQDSAYYGLSPNEEVTVWIALSPATSESGCLRVLPGSHEGPDLVHEETYDPDNLLARGQSLRGIDDTKAVEMPLQPGQFSMHHERTAHDSLPNQTDDRRIGMAFFYMPAHVKSTMARRSAMHISGEDRYGHWDVDPEPQTDLDPVTMAYLDSIWGDYRDDSVTVQASRSKTAAAG; via the coding sequence ATGCCAGCTCTCACCGACGATCAAGTCGCCTTTTTTCGCCGCAACGGTTACCACTACCCGGTTAACGCCCTCTCCGCTGAAGAGGCTGCGCAGTGCCGCGCCCGCATCGAGCAATACGAGAAGGATACCGGCGAAGAGGTCAACAAGCGCCTCAAGATCAAGGCGCACCTTGCATCTCCGTGGATGTGCGAGCTGGCGCGGCATCCCGAAATCGTCTCCGCCGTGCAGTCGATCATCGGACCGGACGTGCTTCTGTTCGGCTCTTCCGCTTTCGCCAAGAATGCGCAGGACAAGCGCTTCGTCTCCTGGCATCAGGATTCGGCATACTATGGTCTCAGCCCCAACGAGGAAGTGACGGTGTGGATCGCCCTGTCGCCGGCGACCTCCGAGAGCGGCTGTCTGCGTGTTCTTCCCGGAAGCCACGAGGGCCCTGACCTCGTCCACGAAGAAACCTACGACCCCGACAATCTCCTCGCGCGCGGGCAGTCGCTCCGGGGCATCGACGACACGAAAGCGGTCGAGATGCCGCTTCAACCCGGCCAGTTCTCGATGCACCACGAGCGGACCGCGCACGACTCGCTGCCCAATCAGACTGACGACCGGCGCATCGGCATGGCGTTCTTCTACATGCCGGCCCACGTCAAATCGACGATGGCCCGCCGCTCCGCGATGCATATCTCCGGCGAAGACCGCTACGGCCACTGGGACGTGGACCCGGAGCCGCAGACCGATCTCGATCCGGTCACGATGGCCTACCTCGATTCAATCTGGGGCGACTACCGGGACGACAGCGTCACGGTTCAGGCCTCGCGCAGCAAGACCGCCGCGGCAGGCTGA
- a CDS encoding ABC transporter permease subunit produces the protein MANSDWFSRFSIPLEDGVNESFMWLSLHWRPYFQIAREPLAAFIEWVSAVLVALPPPLVLAALFLATWQLNGVVSAVCLVALATFVGMIGIWTEMMETLALILVAVALCLAVGLPLGLAAARSVRLDNALRPLLDLMQTLPAFVYLVPIVLLVGIGDLPGVLVTFVFAVPPTIRFTSLGIRGVPAPMVEAANALGASSRQVLFKVEVPQAMPSIVAGINQTIMMALAMVTYASMIGVGGLGRLVLRGIGRLDMGLATVGGIGIVALAIIFSALIRTSRRPAPGPAWLKNPRALFAFAAGNLAANRTRPARHSSPAQSPSAVPLGDSPNASS, from the coding sequence GTGGCAAACTCAGACTGGTTCTCCCGCTTCTCCATCCCGCTCGAGGATGGCGTCAACGAGAGCTTCATGTGGCTTTCGCTGCACTGGCGACCCTATTTCCAAATTGCGCGCGAACCGCTCGCGGCCTTCATCGAATGGGTTTCGGCGGTGCTGGTCGCGCTGCCGCCGCCGCTGGTGCTTGCCGCGCTGTTTCTCGCGACCTGGCAGCTCAACGGCGTCGTCAGCGCTGTATGCCTTGTCGCACTCGCCACATTTGTCGGCATGATCGGCATCTGGACCGAGATGATGGAGACGCTTGCCCTCATCCTTGTCGCGGTGGCGCTTTGCCTTGCGGTCGGGTTGCCACTCGGCCTCGCCGCCGCGCGTTCGGTGCGGCTCGACAATGCGCTCAGGCCCCTGCTCGACCTGATGCAGACACTGCCGGCGTTCGTCTATCTGGTGCCAATTGTTCTGCTTGTCGGCATCGGCGACCTCCCAGGCGTGCTCGTCACCTTCGTGTTCGCCGTGCCACCCACAATCCGCTTCACCAGCCTCGGCATCCGCGGGGTTCCGGCCCCCATGGTCGAGGCCGCGAATGCCCTCGGCGCTTCATCGCGGCAGGTGCTGTTCAAGGTCGAGGTGCCGCAGGCGATGCCGTCTATCGTCGCCGGCATCAACCAGACGATCATGATGGCACTGGCCATGGTCACCTACGCATCGATGATCGGCGTCGGCGGGCTCGGCCGGCTGGTGCTGCGCGGAATCGGCCGGCTCGATATGGGACTGGCCACCGTCGGCGGCATCGGGATCGTGGCCCTCGCCATCATTTTCAGCGCCCTCATTCGGACCAGCCGGCGCCCCGCGCCGGGTCCGGCGTGGCTGAAGAACCCCCGCGCGCTGTTCGCTTTCGCCGCCGGCAACCTGGCTGCCAACCGGACACGCCCGGCACGCCATTCATCCCCTGCGCAGAGCCCTTCCGCTGTGCCACTTGGAGATTCTCCCAATGCATCATCCTGA
- a CDS encoding ATP-binding cassette domain-containing protein, which translates to MPSRLAGDGLADAPERRPLVTEVPALDIKGVWKLYGAARDVRAAARSIAGGAEAVLPDRAAIESEHDVFAALAGVSLRVRRRETLAVVGLSGSGKSTLVRHLNGLLTPTCGEVRVDGRDISTLRASALQALRSTHVGMVFQSTSLFPHRTVLQNVIFGLEVRGVPRRDMEATARLWLDRVELSDWADRYPDELSGGMQQRVGLARTLATDPEILLLDEPFSALDPLIRRSLQDEFVSLVARYRKTAVFITHDFAEAVRIADRIAVMSDGKIVQVGTPREVLFTPATDYVASFGTREMKARFTQAADIATATPSRPACGTHTIPGDTPVAEIIRMASGEDVSFEVMDKDGSTTGWIDRSVLLSCLEVIFDDPPARPNMTL; encoded by the coding sequence TTGCCGTCCCGTCTGGCAGGCGACGGGCTGGCCGATGCGCCGGAACGACGTCCGTTGGTGACGGAGGTCCCCGCCCTCGACATCAAGGGGGTGTGGAAGCTCTATGGTGCGGCGCGCGATGTGCGCGCCGCGGCCCGTTCGATCGCCGGCGGCGCCGAAGCCGTGCTGCCGGACCGCGCCGCCATCGAAAGCGAGCATGACGTGTTCGCGGCGCTTGCCGGCGTCAGCCTCAGGGTGCGGCGGCGCGAAACGCTCGCCGTTGTCGGCCTGTCGGGCAGCGGCAAGTCCACGCTGGTGCGGCATCTGAATGGCCTTCTGACACCCACTTGCGGCGAGGTCCGCGTCGATGGGCGCGATATCAGCACACTGCGTGCGAGCGCGCTTCAGGCCCTGCGGTCAACGCACGTCGGCATGGTCTTTCAAAGCACAAGCCTGTTCCCGCACCGCACCGTGCTTCAGAACGTCATCTTCGGCCTTGAGGTGCGCGGCGTCCCGCGGCGCGACATGGAGGCGACCGCCCGCCTGTGGCTGGACCGCGTGGAACTGTCCGACTGGGCGGACCGCTACCCCGACGAACTTTCCGGCGGGATGCAGCAGCGCGTCGGCCTTGCGCGGACCCTTGCGACGGACCCCGAGATCCTGCTCCTCGACGAACCGTTCAGTGCGCTCGACCCGCTGATCCGCCGCTCCTTGCAGGACGAATTCGTCTCGCTGGTCGCCAGGTATCGCAAGACCGCGGTATTCATCACCCATGACTTTGCCGAGGCGGTGCGCATAGCGGACCGGATCGCGGTGATGTCCGATGGCAAGATCGTGCAGGTGGGCACGCCGCGGGAGGTGCTGTTCACACCCGCCACGGACTATGTCGCAAGCTTCGGAACGCGCGAGATGAAGGCGCGCTTCACGCAGGCAGCCGACATTGCGACCGCCACCCCGTCCCGTCCTGCATGCGGCACGCATACCATACCTGGTGACACGCCGGTCGCGGAAATCATCCGCATGGCAAGCGGTGAAGACGTATCCTTTGAAGTAATGGACAAGGATGGGTCAACAACAGGATGGATCGACCGCAGCGTGCTCCTGTCTTGCCTGGAGGTCATTTTTGACGATCCGCCCGCTAGGCCCAACATGACTCTATAG
- a CDS encoding recombinase family protein encodes MWVDYARVSTQYQKPALQLDALKVAGCEKMSVEKASGARRDGPQLVAAVQYMRKGDTLFVWKLDRLAGSVKQLIEPVEGLEAQDIGFSALTEAIDKTTSGRV; translated from the coding sequence TTGTGGGTCGATTACGCGCGTGTCTCAACGCAGTATCAGAAGCCGGCGCTTCAGCTTGATGCGCTCAAGGTGGCCGGCTGCGAGAAAATGTCCGTCGAGAAGGCATCTGGCGCGCGGCGGGACGGGCCGCAACTCGTCGCCGCAGTCCAGTACATGCGCAAGGGCGATACCCTCTTCGTCTGGAAACTCGACCGTCTGGCGGGCTCCGTGAAGCAACTTATCGAGCCCGTCGAAGGCCTTGAGGCGCAAGATATCGGCTTTAGCGCCCTCACCGAGGCGATCGACAAGACTACATCTGGCCGAGTTTGA
- the proX gene encoding glycine betaine/L-proline ABC transporter substrate-binding protein ProX, giving the protein MTALSTPGQAQDLPGTGVSVEIAYDSTAETVFQTEIVALGLEALGYELEPPLPLQIPAMYLATATGDVDLIACAWEPLQNAFYDRAGGDGSMVRLGTLIEGATQGYFVDKPTAEKYGITSIDQLKDPELAAIFSTDGSSNAQLFGCPPGWGCERAIEHHLDAYELRDTVDHVQGDMAVIASEIIARHASGDPVVYYTYNPLWVSQVLVPGTDVVQLTVPFTSLPEPTDAALTTLADGRNIGHTINTIGVIANKDFAEENPAAAKWMEIVKIPVEDVVAENYSIYQGEKDDEAIRAHAEAWVAENAEQFGAWVEEAKAAAQ; this is encoded by the coding sequence ATGACCGCCCTATCCACGCCCGGTCAGGCGCAAGATCTCCCCGGAACGGGCGTCAGCGTCGAAATCGCCTACGACTCCACCGCCGAAACCGTCTTCCAGACCGAGATCGTGGCGCTGGGCCTTGAAGCGCTTGGCTACGAGCTCGAACCGCCCCTGCCGCTGCAGATCCCGGCCATGTACCTCGCCACTGCAACCGGCGATGTCGACCTCATCGCCTGCGCATGGGAGCCTCTGCAGAACGCATTCTACGACCGCGCCGGCGGCGACGGCAGCATGGTGCGCCTCGGCACGCTGATCGAGGGCGCCACGCAGGGATATTTCGTGGACAAGCCGACCGCCGAGAAATACGGCATCACCTCCATCGATCAGCTCAAGGATCCGGAGCTGGCGGCCATCTTCTCGACCGACGGCAGCTCCAACGCCCAGCTCTTCGGCTGCCCTCCCGGCTGGGGCTGCGAGCGCGCCATCGAGCACCATCTCGATGCCTATGAGCTGCGGGACACGGTCGACCACGTGCAGGGCGACATGGCCGTGATCGCGTCCGAGATCATCGCGCGTCACGCCTCCGGCGATCCGGTCGTTTACTACACGTACAACCCGCTCTGGGTGTCGCAGGTGCTGGTGCCCGGTACCGATGTGGTTCAGCTCACCGTGCCATTCACCAGCCTGCCCGAGCCGACAGATGCGGCTCTCACTACCCTCGCGGACGGGCGCAACATCGGTCACACGATCAACACGATCGGTGTCATCGCCAACAAGGACTTTGCCGAAGAGAACCCCGCTGCGGCCAAGTGGATGGAGATCGTGAAGATCCCAGTCGAAGACGTTGTCGCGGAAAACTACAGCATCTACCAGGGCGAGAAGGACGACGAGGCCATCCGCGCCCACGCCGAAGCCTGGGTTGCCGAGAACGCCGAGCAGTTCGGCGCATGGGTCGAGGAAGCGAAAGCCGCCGCGCAGTGA